The proteins below are encoded in one region of Solenopsis invicta isolate M01_SB chromosome 8, UNIL_Sinv_3.0, whole genome shotgun sequence:
- the LOC105193321 gene encoding uncharacterized protein LOC105193321 isoform X3 produces the protein MNRENEEQRPVPQTLCGALQKEPNCKCLVLTVLIYGCLAAVTWCRCANVTKIMVNYTKYPIRSTRHVSSPCDDGYIYIPVAFMGMLYLVYLVECYHSPIRIDLLHAESQDSVLSKLAQLKMAQPRIWWKAVSYHYVRRKRQITRYRNGDNYTTTQVYYERVNTHSATTHYYYDYCGVKDISKELILEAKIPITKITLTKGFAFSNIRSATEFEEARSRFFAEQELSDDYMEMREGLDLGYNVNTMLVAVLGNPWFTNRYVYWCLSALLLSWPLRVIIEYKTQYADYQVTKLFGVNYDTPTSGEPIHASISQLSQPGSYMLAPSYSEALLMEPVTPRNEGLEQRQEPWQVRGETNIATDMVPSYSEALLYERAEQYDHQNAIVNNAAAGCASNVVIPCNVDDPRRMLPPMPCECHCPCPCHGNTNEYNDMRMDERSYIEIATSRERLPTNTNVNDTFESELATLRTTADGRLHPPIKVPPHSVDDLQADVSPSRCSSCGRISASTQTINTDALPRAVARNKSNEGSQTSSADFISDMTSKREHRAIPRDISEPNLRSQSELTGTFPKDNVRSLENILENEEDLPRTGKTGFVHVEANLQYERPHPPERQRRFPTSLPPSLTHHRSLSLDEETVSPRNMGAIPKTERSRIMVNPMSNEACWKLPNSKTYFCLKSILKQNRRRYTLVTADEFQNFAEQDVSRAVRYPDSSNRSEKSDCNIQTDKMTERSRSRERLNPRRRMPSFEEFVSRDKVYINDGNVYQKRESTSPIQEVFPGDPFGGKDIVPVRNLRDYSARESDPTLVNDPAMLARPSRSLPVRDARPCLPTDYTRSPFRPDSTAYPLPHVTHPSHWHERELQYLLHSKHPREPTNASARAEETPRAYRNDMSFPSYDGLHSERANRWSTSSNEYDDRPRESHLANPRYLANRRRQAGLTRSLTERRTPRVTRVDRNFRRSFTGRVEDYRMENARRTNFSIETSL, from the exons ATGAATCGAGAAAACGAGGAA CAGCGACCGGTCCCTCAGACGCTGTGCGGCGCGCTGCAAAAGGAACCGAACTGCAAATGCCTGGTGCTGACGGTCCTTATATACGGCTGTCTCGCGGCAGTAACATGGTGCAGATGTGCCAATGTTACCAAG ATTATGGTCAACTATACCAAGTACCCCATCAGAAGTACAAGGCACGTATCATCGCCCTGTGACGACggctatatatatattccg GTAGCATTCATGGGGATGCTGTATCTGGTTTATCTGGTAGAATGCTACCATTCGCCAATCAGGATCGATCTACTGCACGCGGAGAGCCAGGACAGCGTGCTGTCCAAATTGGCGCAGTTAAAGATGGCACAGCCGCGGATATGGTGGAAGGCAGTTTCCTACCACTACGTGCGCAGGAAACGGCAGATCACACGTTATAGGAACGGAGATAATTATACTACCACGCAG GTCTATTATGAGAGGGTGAACACACACTCGGCCACCACCCACTACTATTACGACTATTGCGGAGTGAAGGACATCAGCAAGGAATTGATACTTGAGGCCAAGATACCGATCACGAAGATCACGCTTACCAAGGGCTTCGCGTTTTCAAATATAAGGTCCGCTACGGAATTCGAGGAGGCACGATCACGATTTTTCGCTGAACAA GAACTCAGTGACGATTATATGGAGATGAGAGAAGGTCTTGACCTCGGATACAATGTCAATACGATGCTGGTTGCCGTTCTTGGTAATCCATGGTTCACAAATCGCTACGTGTACTGGTGTCTAAGCGCCCTACTTCTTAGTTGGCCGTTACGAGTAATTATCGAGTACAAAACTCAATACGCCGATTATCAG GTTACCAAACTGTTTGGCGTAAATTACGATACACCGACTTCTGGCGAACCCATCCACGCATCCATAAGCCAGTTAAGTCAACCAGGCTCCTACATGCTAGCGCCCAGTTATAGTGAGGCATTACTGATGGAACCAGTAACACCTCGCAATGAAGGGTTAGAACAAAGACAGGAACCTTGGCAAGTCCGAGGAGAAACAAACATTGCGACTGACATGGTGCCCAGCTATTCCGAAGCGCTTCTCTATGAACGTGCCGAACAGTACGATCATCAGAATGCTATTGTGAATAACGCCGCTGCTGGATGCGCGAGCAACGTAGTGATACCTTGCAACGTGGACGATCCAAGGCGAATGCTACCGCCGATGCCATGCGAATGCCATTGCCCTTGTCCATGTCACGGAAATACGAACGAATATAACGATATGAGGATGGACGAACGCAGCTACATCGAGATTGCGACTAGTAGAGAACGCTTGCCAACGAACACCAATGTCAACGATACTTTCGAGAGTGAATTAGCGACGCTACGGACGACAGCTGACGGTCGATTGCATCCTCCTATAAAGGTACCACCTCATTCTGTGGACGATCTTCAGGCCGATGTATCTCCGAGCAGATGCAGCAGTTGCGGCAGAATTTCTGCCAGTACGCAAACGATCAACACCGATGCCCTTCCTCGCGCTGTCGCTAGGAACAAGTCTAATGAAGGCTCACAGACTTCGTCAGCGGATTTCATTTCCGACATGACATCCAAAAGAGAACATCGGGCTATTCCACGCGACATTTCTGAACCTAACTTGAGATCGCAATCAGAACTGACAGGTACATTTCCGAAGGATAATGTTAGAAGTCTGGAGAACATATTGGAAAACGAAGAGGACCTACCAAGAACTGGTAAAACTGGCTTTGTCCACGTAGAGGCAAATCTTCAGTACGAAAGGCCACATCCCCCCGAACGACAGAGAAGATTTCCGACTTCCCTTCCGCCCTCTTTAACTCATCATCGTTCCCTCTCCCTCGATGAGGAAACCGTTTCCCCGAGGAATATGGGTGCTATTCCGAAAACAGAGCGTAGTAGAATCATGGTGAATCCTATGTCAAACGAGGCCTGTTGGAAACTACCCAATTCAAAGACGTACTTTTGCTTAAAATCGATTCTAAAGCAAAACAGGCGCAGATACACGTTGGTAACTGCGGatgaatttcaaaattttgccGAACAAGATGTTAGTCGTGCTGTGAGATATCCCGATAGTTCCAACAGAAGCGAGAAAAGTGATTGCAATATTCAAACCGATAAAATGACCGAACGTTCACGCTCAAGAGAAAGATTGAATCCCAGAAGGAGAATGCCGTCCtttgaagaatttgtttcaaGAGACAAAGTGTATATCAATGATGGCAATGTATATCAAAAACGAGAAAGCACTAG TCCGATACAAGAAGTCTTTCCTGGCGATCCTTTCGGTGGAAAGGATATTGTGCCAGTGAGAAATTTAAGGGATTATAGCGCCAGAGAGAGTGATCCCACCCTTGTAAACGATCCGGCGATGCTCGCTCGGCCAAGTCGATCTCTACCCGTACGAGATGCAAGACCATGCCTTCCAACCGATTATACCAGAAGTCCATTCCGGCCAGACAGTACTGCGTATCCGTTACCGCACGTCACGCATCCTTCACATTGGCATGAAAGAGAACTTCAGTATCTTCTACACAGCAAACATCCACGCGAGCCAACGAACGCTTCCGCTAGAGCGGAGGAGACGCCACGAGCGTATCGAAATGACATGTCGTTTCCTTCCTACGACGGGTTGCACTCCGAACGCGCGAACAGATGGTCAACGAGCTCGAATGAGTACGACGATAGACCTCGTGAGAGTCATCTTGCTAACCCAAGGTACTTAGCGAACAGAAGACGCCAAGCTGGTTTGACCCGATCGCTTACAGAGAGGCGTACTCCAAGAGTCACTCGTGTCGATAGAAATTTCCGGAGGAGCTTCACAGGCAGAGTAGAAGATTATAGAATGGAAAATGCCAGACGGACAAATTTCAGCATCGAGACGTCGCTGTAA
- the LOC105193321 gene encoding uncharacterized protein LOC105193321 isoform X5 yields the protein MNRENEEQRPVPQTLCGALQKEPNCKCLVLTVLIYGCLAAVTWCRCANVTKIMVNYTKYPIRSTRHVSSPCDDGYIYIPELSDDYMEMREGLDLGYNVNTMLVAVLGNPWFTNRYVYWCLSALLLSWPLRVIIEYKTQYADYQVTKLFGVNYDTPTSGEPIHASISQLSQPGSYMLAPSYSEALLMEPVTPRNEGLEQRQEPWQVRGETNIATDMVPSYSEALLYERAEQYDHQNAIVNNAAAGCASNVVIPCNVDDPRRMLPPMPCECHCPCPCHGNTNEYNDMRMDERSYIEIATSRERLPTNTNVNDTFESELATLRTTADGRLHPPIKVPPHSVDDLQADVSPSRCSSCGRISASTQTINTDALPRAVARNKSNEGSQTSSADFISDMTSKREHRAIPRDISEPNLRSQSELTGTFPKDNVRSLENILENEEDLPRTGKTGFVHVEANLQYERPHPPERQRRFPTSLPPSLTHHRSLSLDEETVSPRNMGAIPKTERSRIMVNPMSNEACWKLPNSKTYFCLKSILKQNRRRYTLVTADEFQNFAEQDVSRAVRYPDSSNRSEKSDCNIQTDKMTERSRSRERLNPRRRMPSFEEFVSRDKVYINDGNVYQKRESTRTLIFASPIQEVFPGDPFGGKDIVPVRNLRDYSARESDPTLVNDPAMLARPSRSLPVRDARPCLPTDYTRSPFRPDSTAYPLPHVTHPSHWHERELQYLLHSKHPREPTNASARAEETPRAYRNDMSFPSYDGLHSERANRWSTSSNEYDDRPRESHLANPRYLANRRRQAGLTRSLTERRTPRVTRVDRNFRRSFTGRVEDYRMENARRTNFSIETSL from the exons ATGAATCGAGAAAACGAGGAA CAGCGACCGGTCCCTCAGACGCTGTGCGGCGCGCTGCAAAAGGAACCGAACTGCAAATGCCTGGTGCTGACGGTCCTTATATACGGCTGTCTCGCGGCAGTAACATGGTGCAGATGTGCCAATGTTACCAAG ATTATGGTCAACTATACCAAGTACCCCATCAGAAGTACAAGGCACGTATCATCGCCCTGTGACGACggctatatatatattccg GAACTCAGTGACGATTATATGGAGATGAGAGAAGGTCTTGACCTCGGATACAATGTCAATACGATGCTGGTTGCCGTTCTTGGTAATCCATGGTTCACAAATCGCTACGTGTACTGGTGTCTAAGCGCCCTACTTCTTAGTTGGCCGTTACGAGTAATTATCGAGTACAAAACTCAATACGCCGATTATCAG GTTACCAAACTGTTTGGCGTAAATTACGATACACCGACTTCTGGCGAACCCATCCACGCATCCATAAGCCAGTTAAGTCAACCAGGCTCCTACATGCTAGCGCCCAGTTATAGTGAGGCATTACTGATGGAACCAGTAACACCTCGCAATGAAGGGTTAGAACAAAGACAGGAACCTTGGCAAGTCCGAGGAGAAACAAACATTGCGACTGACATGGTGCCCAGCTATTCCGAAGCGCTTCTCTATGAACGTGCCGAACAGTACGATCATCAGAATGCTATTGTGAATAACGCCGCTGCTGGATGCGCGAGCAACGTAGTGATACCTTGCAACGTGGACGATCCAAGGCGAATGCTACCGCCGATGCCATGCGAATGCCATTGCCCTTGTCCATGTCACGGAAATACGAACGAATATAACGATATGAGGATGGACGAACGCAGCTACATCGAGATTGCGACTAGTAGAGAACGCTTGCCAACGAACACCAATGTCAACGATACTTTCGAGAGTGAATTAGCGACGCTACGGACGACAGCTGACGGTCGATTGCATCCTCCTATAAAGGTACCACCTCATTCTGTGGACGATCTTCAGGCCGATGTATCTCCGAGCAGATGCAGCAGTTGCGGCAGAATTTCTGCCAGTACGCAAACGATCAACACCGATGCCCTTCCTCGCGCTGTCGCTAGGAACAAGTCTAATGAAGGCTCACAGACTTCGTCAGCGGATTTCATTTCCGACATGACATCCAAAAGAGAACATCGGGCTATTCCACGCGACATTTCTGAACCTAACTTGAGATCGCAATCAGAACTGACAGGTACATTTCCGAAGGATAATGTTAGAAGTCTGGAGAACATATTGGAAAACGAAGAGGACCTACCAAGAACTGGTAAAACTGGCTTTGTCCACGTAGAGGCAAATCTTCAGTACGAAAGGCCACATCCCCCCGAACGACAGAGAAGATTTCCGACTTCCCTTCCGCCCTCTTTAACTCATCATCGTTCCCTCTCCCTCGATGAGGAAACCGTTTCCCCGAGGAATATGGGTGCTATTCCGAAAACAGAGCGTAGTAGAATCATGGTGAATCCTATGTCAAACGAGGCCTGTTGGAAACTACCCAATTCAAAGACGTACTTTTGCTTAAAATCGATTCTAAAGCAAAACAGGCGCAGATACACGTTGGTAACTGCGGatgaatttcaaaattttgccGAACAAGATGTTAGTCGTGCTGTGAGATATCCCGATAGTTCCAACAGAAGCGAGAAAAGTGATTGCAATATTCAAACCGATAAAATGACCGAACGTTCACGCTCAAGAGAAAGATTGAATCCCAGAAGGAGAATGCCGTCCtttgaagaatttgtttcaaGAGACAAAGTGTATATCAATGATGGCAATGTATATCAAAAACGAGAAAGCACTAG AACACTTATTTTCGCCAGTCCGATACAAGAAGTCTTTCCTGGCGATCCTTTCGGTGGAAAGGATATTGTGCCAGTGAGAAATTTAAGGGATTATAGCGCCAGAGAGAGTGATCCCACCCTTGTAAACGATCCGGCGATGCTCGCTCGGCCAAGTCGATCTCTACCCGTACGAGATGCAAGACCATGCCTTCCAACCGATTATACCAGAAGTCCATTCCGGCCAGACAGTACTGCGTATCCGTTACCGCACGTCACGCATCCTTCACATTGGCATGAAAGAGAACTTCAGTATCTTCTACACAGCAAACATCCACGCGAGCCAACGAACGCTTCCGCTAGAGCGGAGGAGACGCCACGAGCGTATCGAAATGACATGTCGTTTCCTTCCTACGACGGGTTGCACTCCGAACGCGCGAACAGATGGTCAACGAGCTCGAATGAGTACGACGATAGACCTCGTGAGAGTCATCTTGCTAACCCAAGGTACTTAGCGAACAGAAGACGCCAAGCTGGTTTGACCCGATCGCTTACAGAGAGGCGTACTCCAAGAGTCACTCGTGTCGATAGAAATTTCCGGAGGAGCTTCACAGGCAGAGTAGAAGATTATAGAATGGAAAATGCCAGACGGACAAATTTCAGCATCGAGACGTCGCTGTAA